In one Alnus glutinosa chromosome 14, dhAlnGlut1.1, whole genome shotgun sequence genomic region, the following are encoded:
- the LOC133857826 gene encoding ethylene-responsive transcription factor ERF017 has product MVKQTSEKPAVQSDSRYKGVRKRKWGKWVSEIRLPNSRERIWLGSYDSAEKAARAFDAALFCLRGRTAKFNFPDNPPEISGGRSLTPPEIQAAAARFANSAEPPKSSHSDRSATEMLPMESPSPSPSVSEGTVQMDSELTQDGSFSDLFRTMGSGNDGSDYGIFPGFDDFTHELYAQPFPNYDYGEENFDGIAPQESFLWNF; this is encoded by the coding sequence ATGGTGAAGCAGACGAGTGAGAAGCCCGCAGTGCAAAGCGATTCCAGGTACAAAGGTGTCCGGAAGCGCAAGTGGGGCAAATGGGTGTCCGAAATTCGGCTACCCAATAGCCGGGAGAGGATTTGGTTGGGCTCGTATGATTCGGCCGAGAAGGCGGCGCGTGCCTTCGACGCGGCGCTTTTTTGCCTGCGTGGCCGCACGGCCAAGTTCAATTTCCCCGACAACCCGCCGGAAATCTCCGGTGGGCGCTCGCTCACCCCGCCCGAGATTCAGGCTGCTGCGGCTCGGTTCGCCAACTCAGCAGAGCCACCGAAAAGCAGTCATTCGGATCGGTCGGCAACCGAGATGTTACCGATGGAGTCACCGTCACCGTCCCCTTCGGTTTCGGAGGGGACGGTCCAGATGGATAGCGAATTGACACAGGACGGGTCGTTCTCGGATTTGTTTCGGACAATGGGTTCGGGCAATGATGGGTCGGATTATGGAATATTCCCGGGTTTTGATGATTTTACGCATGAATTATACGCACAGCCTTTCCCTAACTATGATTACggagaagaaaattttgatggGATTGCGCCTCAGGAGTCATTCCTGTGGAATTTCTAA